Proteins encoded by one window of Clostridium bornimense:
- a CDS encoding DUF7657 domain-containing protein — MGLDRKRNNKLGKNIIDSIIKWRFVISIIVFILCVIFKLHGSSIGMWDGIITEKINPQEKNVIIGENRAIRSDEWLVQSTYYLAQATNDEYYPLMNKNVSENGQNMILSYNAPVANITVIGKPFNWGFLLLGKEYGLSWYWSFKIIALILLSFELSMILTKKNKVLSLIGAFWIAFSPAVQWWFMQHVGDIVFFSIAMIVSFYKYFEYHHSTKYRVISSIVFAFSTIGFALVIYPALQVPFAYLTLVLMAVVFFKFIKENKLNKVDYVLISSILLVIVAILGYFVIVSHDALKLSLNTVYPGKRVSVGGGTDLFRLSDFIINAFIPYKDIYLPNMNNCEVSSFINFFLGSVIILVASIKKKKVDGVGISLFIVSVCQLIWSFIEFPEWFAKITFLSYVTSSRMILAFSFTSMLLSIWAIGMLFREKLFSKKVGILVAIVNFAFYIGLIITSIFTEYVSMKSYIIVFIIYLIINISLFCRIKKLFYISMSIIIIVSGMTVNPVARGVGAIYNKTLSKAIIDISSNDSNGVWISDGDINGSYIYANGAKTFGGIQFYPDEEKWSKIDPTGENEFYYNRYAHVKINLSDKETSYILDNLDAITINMNLDDMSKIDVKYIVTRRDLENEFSNSSINFEKLYNSDVDNIKIYKVLY; from the coding sequence ATGGGATTAGATAGGAAAAGAAATAATAAACTTGGGAAAAATATAATTGACTCTATAATAAAGTGGAGATTTGTTATATCAATTATAGTATTTATACTATGTGTTATATTTAAATTACATGGAAGTTCCATTGGTATGTGGGACGGTATAATTACAGAAAAGATTAACCCTCAAGAAAAAAATGTGATTATTGGTGAAAATAGAGCAATAAGAAGTGATGAATGGTTAGTACAATCGACATACTATTTAGCACAAGCAACGAATGATGAATATTATCCATTAATGAATAAAAATGTAAGTGAAAATGGTCAGAATATGATTTTATCATATAATGCGCCAGTAGCTAATATCACAGTTATCGGTAAGCCATTCAACTGGGGATTTTTACTTCTAGGAAAAGAATATGGATTATCATGGTATTGGTCTTTTAAAATTATTGCATTGATTTTATTGTCTTTTGAATTATCAATGATTTTAACAAAGAAAAATAAAGTATTATCTTTAATAGGTGCATTTTGGATAGCATTTTCACCAGCTGTTCAATGGTGGTTCATGCAACATGTTGGAGATATAGTATTTTTTTCTATAGCGATGATAGTATCATTTTATAAGTATTTTGAATATCATCATAGTACTAAATATAGAGTTATTAGTTCAATAGTTTTTGCATTTAGTACAATTGGATTTGCACTAGTAATATATCCTGCATTACAGGTACCTTTTGCATATTTGACACTTGTTCTTATGGCTGTTGTATTTTTTAAGTTTATAAAAGAGAATAAACTGAATAAAGTGGATTACGTATTGATATCATCTATTTTGTTAGTCATTGTAGCGATATTAGGTTACTTTGTTATAGTATCTCACGATGCTCTAAAGTTATCTTTAAACACCGTATATCCAGGGAAAAGGGTATCAGTAGGCGGAGGAACGGATTTATTTAGATTATCGGATTTTATAATAAATGCATTTATACCTTATAAAGATATTTATTTACCTAATATGAATAATTGTGAAGTAAGTTCTTTTATCAATTTCTTCCTTGGAAGTGTGATAATATTAGTTGCATCTATTAAAAAGAAAAAAGTTGATGGAGTAGGAATTTCTTTATTTATAGTTTCAGTATGTCAATTAATATGGAGTTTTATTGAATTCCCAGAATGGTTTGCAAAAATAACTTTCCTTAGTTATGTTACCAGTAGTAGAATGATCTTAGCATTTAGTTTTACATCTATGCTATTATCTATATGGGCAATAGGTATGTTATTTAGAGAAAAGTTATTTTCAAAAAAAGTCGGAATATTAGTAGCTATAGTCAATTTTGCATTTTATATTGGATTGATAATTACGTCAATATTTACCGAATATGTATCAATGAAGTCTTATATTATTGTGTTCATTATATATTTGATAATAAATATAAGTTTATTCTGCAGAATTAAAAAGTTATTTTATATATCAATGTCAATAATAATTATAGTATCAGGTATGACAGTAAATCCTGTGGCAAGAGGAGTAGGCGCTATATATAATAAAACATTATCAAAAGCTATTATTGATATATCTAGTAATGATTCTAATGGAGTATGGATTTCAGATGGAGATATTAATGGGAGTTATATTTATGCAAATGGAGCAAAAACCTTTGGGGGAATACAATTTTATCCAGATGAAGAGAAGTGGAGTAAGATAGATCCAACAGGTGAAAATGAATTCTATTATAATAGATATGCTCATGTGAAAATTAATTTGTCTGATAAAGAAACTAGTTATATTTTAGATAATTTAGATGCTATTACTATAAATATGAATTTAGATGATATGTCTAAAATTGATGTTAAATATATAGTAACTAGGAGAGATTTGGAAAATGAGTTCAGTAATTCCAGTATAAATTTTGAAAAGTTATATAATAGTGATGTTGATAATATAAAAATTTATAAGGTGTTATATTAA
- a CDS encoding glycosyltransferase family 2 protein, whose product MKIAVLVPCYNEELTIGKVVEDFKRELPEADIYVYDNNSKDNTSKIAEEKGAIVVKEYRQGKGNVVRSMFRDIDADIYIMVDGDDTYPAEAARDMIQPIIDGEADMVIGDRLSNGTYFQENKRPFHDFGNNLVKGLIGLLFKNEIRDIMTGYRAFNRYFVKTMPVLSDGFQIETEMSIHALDKKFLLKEIPIDYRDRPEGSESKLSTFKDGYRVLSALGSLFKNYKPMAFFGIVTLVSFLLGLLVGVPVIFEFVKTSFVSKVPSAILAVGFMVIAILSLVCGVILDTIVKNNKMNYELYLTRYKDLSIKK is encoded by the coding sequence ATGAAAATAGCAGTATTAGTTCCTTGCTATAATGAGGAACTTACGATTGGGAAGGTTGTAGAAGATTTTAAGAGGGAACTTCCAGAGGCAGATATATATGTTTATGATAACAATTCGAAGGACAACACATCAAAAATAGCAGAAGAAAAAGGTGCTATTGTAGTTAAAGAATATAGACAAGGTAAAGGAAATGTTGTTAGATCTATGTTTAGAGATATAGATGCTGATATATATATAATGGTAGATGGAGATGATACATATCCAGCAGAAGCAGCTAGAGATATGATACAGCCAATTATAGATGGCGAAGCAGATATGGTAATTGGAGATAGATTATCTAATGGGACATATTTCCAAGAAAATAAAAGACCTTTTCACGATTTCGGTAATAACTTAGTTAAGGGGTTAATAGGTTTATTATTTAAAAATGAAATTAGAGATATAATGACTGGCTATAGAGCATTTAATAGATATTTTGTAAAGACTATGCCAGTATTAAGTGATGGATTCCAAATAGAAACTGAAATGAGTATTCATGCATTAGATAAGAAATTCTTATTAAAAGAAATTCCAATAGATTATAGAGATAGACCAGAAGGAAGTGAGTCTAAACTAAGTACTTTTAAGGATGGATATAGAGTCCTAAGTGCACTAGGATCACTATTTAAAAATTATAAACCTATGGCTTTCTTTGGTATAGTAACTTTAGTTTCTTTTTTACTAGGACTTTTAGTAGGAGTTCCAGTTATTTTTGAATTCGTAAAAACTAGTTTTGTAAGTAAAGTACCTTCAGCTATTTTAGCAGTAGGATTTATGGTCATTGCTATACTATCATTAGTATGTGGAGTGATATTAGATACAATAGTTAAAAATAATAAGATGAATTATGAATTATATTTAACAAGATATAAAGATTTAAGTATAAAAAAATAG
- the uvrB gene encoding excinuclease ABC subunit UvrB produces the protein MEKFKIESKFSPTGDQPEAIDSIIKGIEKGEKFQTLLGVTGSGKTFTMANIIEKVQKPTLVLAHNKTLAAQLCSEFKEFFPNNAVEYFVSYYDYYQPEAYVAQTDTFIEKDASINDEIDKLRHSATSALLERKDVIVVASVSCIYGLGNPEEYKKLTVRLREGMTKERNDVVKELVSIQYERNDIDFVRGTFRVRGDVLDIFPASENSKGIKVEFFGDEIDRIREFDVLTGKILSTRKHISIFPASHFAASQETTEKAIKQIEIELDERVKKFNSEEKLLEAQRIKQRTNFDIEMIKEMGYCSGIENYSRILDGRNPGEPPKTLIDYFPEDFLMFIDESHVTLPQVKAMYGGDRSRKDSLVEYGFRLPSAYDNRPLKFDEFENKMNEVVFVSATPGEYELQHSENVAEQIIRPTGLLDPVIEVVPVEGQIDHLYSEIVNTTKKGFRTLITTLTKKMAEDLTEYLKGMGIKTTYMHSDVSTMDRMKIIKELRSGEQDVLVGINLLREGLDIPEVALVAILDADKEGFLRSNTSLIQTIGRAARNSESKVIMYADRITKSMEYALRETERRRKIQIEYNEKNNIIPTTIKKDIRDVLEISTVAEEEATYEAVKKEELTVEEIIDKIKELEDEMKLAAKDLQFERAAELRDEINLLREKI, from the coding sequence ATGGAAAAATTTAAAATAGAGAGTAAGTTTTCTCCTACAGGAGATCAGCCAGAGGCTATAGATTCTATAATTAAAGGGATAGAGAAAGGTGAAAAATTTCAAACGTTATTAGGAGTAACTGGATCAGGAAAAACATTTACCATGGCTAATATAATAGAAAAAGTACAAAAACCTACATTAGTTTTAGCTCATAATAAAACGCTGGCGGCACAGCTTTGTTCAGAGTTTAAAGAGTTCTTTCCTAATAATGCAGTAGAGTATTTTGTTTCATATTATGATTATTATCAACCAGAAGCTTATGTAGCTCAAACAGATACTTTTATAGAGAAAGATGCTTCTATTAATGATGAAATAGATAAATTACGTCATTCTGCTACGTCTGCATTATTAGAAAGAAAAGATGTAATAGTCGTTGCATCAGTTTCATGTATATATGGATTAGGTAATCCAGAAGAATATAAAAAGTTAACAGTAAGATTAAGAGAAGGAATGACAAAAGAAAGAAATGATGTAGTTAAAGAATTAGTTTCTATTCAATATGAAAGAAATGATATAGATTTTGTAAGAGGAACTTTTAGAGTTAGAGGAGATGTATTAGATATATTTCCAGCTAGTGAAAATTCAAAGGGAATAAAAGTGGAATTCTTTGGAGATGAAATAGATAGAATAAGAGAATTTGATGTATTGACAGGAAAAATATTATCAACAAGAAAACATATATCTATTTTTCCGGCATCTCACTTTGCTGCATCACAAGAGACAACAGAAAAAGCTATAAAACAAATAGAGATTGAGTTAGATGAGAGAGTTAAAAAGTTTAATAGTGAAGAAAAGTTATTAGAGGCACAAAGAATAAAGCAAAGAACTAATTTTGATATTGAGATGATAAAAGAAATGGGATATTGTTCTGGGATAGAAAATTATTCAAGAATATTAGATGGAAGAAATCCGGGGGAACCTCCTAAAACTTTAATCGACTATTTTCCTGAGGATTTTCTTATGTTCATTGATGAAAGTCATGTGACGTTGCCACAGGTGAAGGCGATGTATGGAGGAGATAGATCTAGAAAAGATTCTTTAGTAGAATATGGTTTTAGATTGCCTTCAGCTTATGATAATAGACCATTAAAGTTTGATGAATTTGAAAATAAGATGAATGAGGTAGTATTTGTATCAGCAACGCCAGGAGAATATGAACTTCAGCATAGTGAAAATGTTGCAGAACAAATAATAAGACCTACAGGATTGTTAGATCCAGTAATAGAAGTAGTCCCTGTGGAAGGTCAAATTGATCATTTATATAGTGAAATAGTAAATACTACAAAGAAGGGATTCAGAACACTTATAACTACACTTACTAAAAAGATGGCAGAAGATTTAACTGAGTATTTAAAGGGCATGGGAATAAAAACTACATATATGCATTCAGATGTATCAACTATGGATAGAATGAAAATTATAAAGGAATTAAGAAGTGGTGAACAAGATGTATTAGTAGGGATAAATCTTTTAAGAGAAGGGTTAGATATTCCAGAAGTTGCTCTTGTAGCTATTTTAGATGCTGACAAAGAAGGATTTTTAAGATCAAATACTTCATTAATACAGACAATAGGTAGAGCGGCAAGAAATTCTGAGAGTAAGGTAATTATGTATGCTGATAGAATTACTAAATCTATGGAGTATGCATTAAGAGAAACAGAAAGAAGAAGAAAGATTCAAATAGAATATAATGAAAAAAATAATATAATACCTACCACTATAAAGAAAGATATTAGAGATGTTTTAGAAATTTCTACAGTGGCAGAAGAAGAGGCTACTTATGAGGCAGTTAAGAAAGAAGAATTAACAGTAGAGGAAATTATAGATAAAATAAAAGAACTTGAAGATGAAATGAAGTTAGCTGCTAAAGATCTACAATTTGAAAGAGCGGCAGAATTAAGAGATGAAATAAATTTACTTAGAGAAAAAATTTAA
- the uvrA gene encoding excinuclease ABC subunit UvrA: MKDRIVIKGAKVHNLKNVSLEIPRDKLVVFTGLSGSGKSSLAFDTLYAEGQRRYVESLSSYARQFLGQMDKPDVEYIEGLSPAISIDQKTTSRNPRSTVGTVTEIYDYLRLLYARIGVPHCPKCGKEISQQTVDMMVDKVMSLPERTKIQVLAPLIRGRKGEHVKVLENIKKNGFVRARIDGEVYDLEDEEIKLEKTKKHSIEAVVDRLVVKEGIEGRLAESIETSLKMGDGLVIIDIIGEEEVLFSEKFACPECNISIEEIAPRLFSFNSPFGKCETCDGLGTLMEIDEDLVLPDKEKSILQGAIAPWGEGRLKEDSWNFAILKSLCEKYKFSLDTAINELPREVIEVLLYGTKGERIVVNYRKDGREVKYNYIFEGIINELRRRYMETGSDFIKEEIENYMSDNACPKCKGARLKPEALSVKVDGKNINELCSLSIKEELEFINSLHLSEKNKIISDQIVKEISARLKFLIDVGLEYLSLSREARTLSGGESQRIRLATQIGSALVGVLYILDEPSIGLHQRDNDKLIATMKNLRDIGNTLVVVEHDEDTIREADYIVDIGPKAGEHGGEIIVAGDLETVKNCKKSITGQYLTGEKKIEVPKERRKGNGNFIEVKNAKENNLKNISIKIPLGVFTAVTGVSGSGKSTLVNEILYKGIHKKLTRAKENPGKHKEILGIENIDKIINIDQSPIGRTPRSNPATYTGVFDYIRELYAQTTEAKMKGYKPGRFSFNVKGGRCEACRGDGIIKIEMQFLSDVYVPCEVCKGKRYNRETLEVKYKGKNIDEVLNMTVEEGVEFFENIPRIKNKLQTLLDVGLGYVRLGQPSTQLSGGEAQRVKLAYELSRRATGRTLYILDEPTTGLHTDDVKRLIEILQRLVDGGNSVVVIEHNLDVIKSVDYIIDLGPEGGDKGGEILCKGTPEEIAKVKNSYTGQYLKKML, encoded by the coding sequence ATGAAAGATAGGATAGTTATAAAAGGCGCGAAGGTACACAACTTAAAAAATGTATCTTTAGAGATACCTAGAGATAAATTAGTTGTGTTTACAGGCTTGTCTGGATCAGGAAAGTCATCCCTTGCTTTTGATACATTATATGCTGAAGGTCAACGAAGATATGTAGAATCATTATCCTCTTATGCACGTCAATTTTTAGGGCAAATGGATAAACCAGATGTAGAATATATTGAGGGTTTGTCACCGGCTATATCTATAGATCAAAAAACAACATCAAGAAATCCACGATCTACAGTAGGTACTGTTACAGAGATCTATGATTATTTGAGATTGTTATATGCTAGAATAGGGGTTCCTCATTGTCCTAAATGTGGTAAGGAAATAAGTCAACAAACAGTGGATATGATGGTGGATAAAGTTATGTCATTGCCAGAAAGAACAAAAATACAGGTGTTGGCGCCACTTATTAGAGGAAGAAAAGGTGAACATGTCAAGGTATTAGAAAACATAAAGAAAAATGGTTTTGTAAGGGCTAGAATTGATGGTGAGGTATATGACCTTGAAGATGAAGAGATAAAGTTAGAAAAGACTAAAAAGCATAGTATAGAAGCAGTAGTAGATAGATTAGTAGTAAAGGAGGGAATAGAAGGTAGGTTAGCTGAATCTATAGAAACATCTCTGAAAATGGGTGACGGATTAGTTATAATAGATATTATAGGAGAAGAAGAAGTATTATTCTCAGAAAAATTCGCTTGTCCTGAATGTAACATAAGTATTGAAGAAATAGCACCAAGATTATTTTCTTTTAACTCTCCTTTTGGAAAATGTGAAACTTGTGATGGACTTGGTACTCTTATGGAAATAGATGAAGATTTAGTTTTACCAGATAAAGAAAAATCTATTCTTCAAGGAGCTATAGCGCCTTGGGGTGAAGGAAGATTAAAAGAGGATTCTTGGAATTTTGCTATTCTTAAGTCTTTGTGTGAGAAGTATAAGTTTTCATTAGATACTGCAATAAATGAATTACCTAGAGAAGTAATAGAAGTATTATTATATGGTACTAAAGGTGAGAGAATAGTAGTAAATTATAGAAAAGATGGAAGAGAAGTTAAATATAATTATATCTTTGAAGGGATTATAAATGAACTAAGACGAAGATATATGGAAACAGGATCAGATTTTATAAAAGAAGAAATAGAAAATTATATGAGTGACAATGCATGTCCGAAATGTAAAGGTGCAAGATTAAAACCTGAAGCATTAAGTGTGAAGGTTGATGGAAAAAACATAAATGAGTTATGTTCATTATCTATAAAAGAGGAATTAGAATTTATAAATTCATTACACTTATCAGAGAAAAATAAAATAATAAGTGATCAAATAGTTAAAGAGATTTCTGCTAGGTTAAAGTTTTTGATAGATGTAGGACTTGAGTATCTTTCATTAAGTAGAGAAGCAAGAACTTTATCAGGTGGGGAATCTCAAAGAATACGTCTTGCAACACAAATTGGATCTGCATTAGTAGGAGTTTTATACATATTAGATGAACCTAGTATTGGATTACATCAAAGAGATAATGATAAATTAATTGCTACAATGAAAAATCTTAGAGACATAGGAAATACATTGGTAGTAGTAGAGCATGATGAAGATACTATAAGGGAAGCAGATTATATAGTAGATATAGGACCAAAAGCAGGAGAACATGGTGGTGAAATTATAGTAGCCGGAGATTTAGAAACAGTTAAAAACTGCAAGAAGTCTATAACAGGTCAATATTTAACAGGAGAAAAAAAGATAGAAGTACCGAAGGAAAGAAGAAAAGGAAATGGTAACTTTATTGAAGTAAAGAATGCCAAAGAGAATAATTTAAAGAATATTAGCATAAAGATTCCATTGGGAGTATTTACTGCTGTTACTGGGGTATCAGGTTCAGGAAAATCAACATTGGTAAATGAGATTTTATATAAGGGTATACATAAAAAACTTACTAGGGCGAAAGAAAACCCAGGAAAGCATAAAGAAATTTTAGGTATTGAAAATATAGATAAAATAATAAATATTGATCAAAGCCCTATCGGTCGTACACCAAGATCAAATCCTGCTACTTATACTGGTGTATTTGATTATATAAGAGAACTTTATGCACAAACTACAGAAGCGAAGATGAAGGGATATAAACCAGGAAGATTTTCATTTAATGTTAAAGGTGGAAGATGTGAAGCTTGTCGTGGAGATGGAATAATAAAAATTGAGATGCAATTCTTATCAGATGTATATGTTCCATGTGAAGTGTGTAAAGGAAAAAGATATAATAGAGAAACTTTAGAAGTAAAATATAAGGGGAAAAATATTGATGAAGTATTAAATATGACAGTAGAAGAAGGGGTAGAGTTCTTTGAAAATATACCTAGAATAAAAAATAAGTTACAAACATTATTAGATGTTGGTCTAGGATATGTTAGATTAGGTCAACCATCAACTCAACTTTCTGGTGGTGAAGCTCAAAGGGTTAAGTTAGCTTATGAGTTATCTAGACGTGCAACAGGAAGAACATTATATATTCTAGATGAGCCAACTACTGGACTTCATACTGATGATGTAAAGAGACTTATTGAAATTCTTCAACGTCTAGTAGATGGCGGTAATAGTGTTGTTGTAATTGAACATAATCTAGATGTTATAAAGTCAGTAGATTATATAATTGACCTAGGACCAGAAGGCGGAGATAAGGGTGGAGAAATATTATGCAAAGGAACTCCAGAGGAGATAGCTAAGGTGAAAAATTCCTATACAGGACAATACCTAAAAAAGATGTTATAA
- a CDS encoding FHA domain-containing protein → MNNLELVKLSLIFRVVIIVVIYFIIFYAIKAINKDIKIADKVADKRNRRLGLRVINIGPYERLRNNQVIMITGLITIGRKEGNTIVLKDPYISSHHARIYKDEAEYILEDLGSTNGTYLNGNPIVNRAFLDVGDIIKLGDFTVKVVE, encoded by the coding sequence GTGAACAACTTGGAATTAGTAAAGTTATCGTTAATTTTTAGGGTAGTAATAATTGTAGTTATATACTTTATAATTTTTTATGCAATAAAAGCAATAAATAAAGATATAAAAATAGCAGATAAGGTTGCAGATAAGAGAAATAGAAGATTAGGACTTAGAGTTATAAACATAGGACCATATGAAAGATTAAGAAATAATCAAGTCATAATGATAACTGGCTTGATAACTATAGGTAGAAAAGAAGGAAATACAATAGTATTAAAAGACCCTTATATATCATCTCATCATGCAAGAATATATAAAGATGAAGCAGAGTATATCTTAGAGGATTTAGGTAGTACAAATGGAACATACTTAAATGGAAATCCAATTGTCAATAGAGCATTTTTAGATGTTGGAGATATAATAAAATTAGGAGATTTTACCGTAAAGGTGGTAGAGTAA
- a CDS encoding FtsW/RodA/SpoVE family cell cycle protein produces MGKVYKEEKRLVRFTYILIAICFINLSFITTPINTAALVMGAILMVLIGTIHFMLRRYFPKGDKYLYILACILATIGITMLYRLDVAKGTNLAIKQIVWFIIGVTIYVFVIVLMPELDRLKKYRYIFLILTLIFMSMAKIYNTLTGKSEVNGALNWVYIGGFSFQPSEFGKIFLVIYLALALNKESSSKDEYLGGISDFMEKVLGPFGKYYRIGIEPIFTIMFSLGFMVLQTDLGTALMIFGVSITMLYMATGNFKYMLATFALASVGAVAAYFMFAHVKRRVLIWRDPWPYVSGESYQLVQGFYGMAEGGVIGKGLGLGYPNKVPMCESDFIFSAISEEMGILVGFAIILIYLLMFYRSMRGAINIRDNGAKLLDVGLSTMIAIQSLVIVGGVTGAIPLTGITLPFVSYGGTSILSAFIILGILQKISEGEK; encoded by the coding sequence TTGGGGAAAGTTTACAAGGAAGAAAAAAGGTTAGTTAGATTTACATACATACTTATAGCTATATGCTTTATTAATTTATCTTTTATAACTACACCGATTAATACAGCGGCTTTAGTTATGGGAGCTATACTTATGGTACTTATAGGAACAATACATTTTATGCTTAGAAGATACTTTCCTAAAGGAGATAAATATCTATATATATTAGCATGTATCCTTGCTACGATAGGTATAACTATGCTTTATAGATTAGATGTTGCAAAGGGAACGAATCTTGCAATTAAACAGATTGTATGGTTTATAATTGGAGTTACTATATATGTTTTTGTTATAGTATTGATGCCAGAATTAGATAGACTTAAGAAATATCGTTATATATTTCTTATACTAACTCTTATATTCATGTCTATGGCTAAGATTTATAATACTCTTACAGGGAAATCAGAAGTTAATGGAGCATTAAACTGGGTATATATTGGTGGTTTTTCTTTTCAACCGTCAGAGTTTGGTAAGATATTTTTAGTAATATATTTAGCATTAGCATTAAATAAAGAAAGTAGTAGCAAAGATGAGTATTTAGGTGGTATAAGTGACTTTATGGAAAAAGTATTAGGACCATTTGGTAAGTATTACAGAATTGGCATAGAACCTATTTTTACAATAATGTTTTCATTAGGATTTATGGTGCTACAAACAGATTTAGGAACAGCTCTAATGATTTTTGGGGTATCTATTACTATGCTATATATGGCTACAGGTAATTTTAAATATATGTTGGCTACTTTTGCTCTTGCATCGGTGGGTGCCGTAGCTGCTTACTTTATGTTTGCTCATGTAAAAAGAAGAGTATTAATATGGAGGGATCCATGGCCTTATGTGTCAGGAGAAAGTTATCAATTGGTTCAAGGGTTTTATGGTATGGCAGAAGGTGGAGTTATAGGAAAAGGATTAGGTTTAGGATATCCTAATAAAGTGCCAATGTGTGAATCAGATTTTATTTTCTCAGCTATTTCTGAAGAAATGGGAATATTAGTTGGATTTGCAATTATACTTATATATTTATTAATGTTCTATCGTTCTATGAGGGGAGCAATAAATATAAGAGATAATGGTGCTAAGCTTTTAGATGTAGGTTTAAGTACAATGATAGCTATTCAATCATTAGTTATTGTTGGAGGTGTAACAGGAGCTATACCACTTACAGGAATAACGTTACCATTTGTATCTTATGGAGGTACTTCAATTTTATCAGCATTTATAATTTTAGGTATTCTTCAAAAGATTTCAGAAGGAGAAAAATAA
- a CDS encoding peptidoglycan D,D-transpeptidase FtsI family protein encodes MKVRKKKKNKNLNSNIKHILIVVLLLFSALCTYIGYFEIFVAPDIIDNDDNGRKYIRENEILRGNFYDRNGRQLTTMERVDGNTQERTYVDGDLFCHVLGYYNTKYGTASAEKIYNKYLTKNNSLSLTELIKNGFEEVPKVGNDVTLTLDYDIQAAAYDAMDGFKGAAVVLDAETGAILAAVSRPTFNANNLEEDWVELNTDTDNNPLYNRAFNGLYPPGSTFKVITALSALENVPGIEDETFKDNGILTFDKKDEDGNIIERNADEYTLSNYNNIAHGTLDLKGALTVSSNVVFGQVAIEVGSSKLKETAEKFYFNQDLPVQGLYTNEVVSKFPGYGSDGELAQGGIGQAQDSATPLQMAAVAQAIANDGEMMKPHTLLKIEDASGNVVEEEPIESLGKVGELSSIETLQEYMLNVVEGTKGTGKNAKVSGIKVAGKTGTADHEKNGTAGIAHSWFIGFAPYDKPKYAISVILEENQSKTINAAKVAGDILKVATKK; translated from the coding sequence ATGAAGGTTAGAAAGAAGAAAAAAAATAAAAATTTAAATAGTAATATAAAGCATATATTAATAGTTGTATTATTATTATTTTCAGCGTTATGTACATACATTGGATATTTTGAAATCTTTGTGGCGCCTGATATAATTGACAATGATGATAACGGGAGAAAATATATAAGAGAAAATGAAATATTAAGAGGAAACTTTTATGATAGAAATGGAAGACAATTAACTACTATGGAAAGAGTAGATGGTAATACTCAAGAAAGAACATATGTAGATGGAGATTTGTTTTGTCATGTTTTGGGATATTATAATACAAAGTATGGAACAGCCTCAGCAGAAAAAATTTACAACAAATATTTAACTAAAAACAATTCATTAAGTCTTACGGAATTGATAAAAAATGGATTTGAAGAAGTGCCTAAGGTAGGAAATGATGTCACATTGACTTTAGATTATGATATACAAGCAGCAGCTTATGATGCTATGGATGGTTTTAAAGGTGCAGCGGTAGTATTAGATGCAGAAACAGGAGCAATTCTTGCAGCAGTATCAAGACCAACATTTAATGCTAATAATCTTGAAGAAGATTGGGTAGAATTAAATACAGATACTGATAATAACCCATTATATAATAGAGCATTTAATGGATTATATCCACCAGGATCGACATTTAAGGTAATTACAGCATTATCAGCCTTAGAAAATGTACCAGGAATAGAAGATGAAACATTTAAAGACAATGGTATATTAACTTTTGATAAAAAAGATGAAGATGGAAATATAATTGAGCGTAATGCTGATGAATATACACTATCAAATTATAATAATATTGCTCATGGAACACTAGATTTAAAAGGAGCACTTACAGTTTCTTCAAATGTTGTATTTGGTCAAGTTGCTATAGAAGTAGGTAGTTCAAAGTTAAAAGAGACTGCAGAAAAATTTTATTTCAATCAAGATTTACCGGTACAAGGTCTTTATACTAATGAAGTTGTATCTAAGTTTCCGGGATATGGCAGCGATGGTGAGTTAGCTCAAGGCGGTATTGGTCAGGCACAAGATTCAGCTACTCCGTTACAAATGGCTGCAGTGGCACAGGCTATAGCTAATGATGGAGAGATGATGAAACCTCATACATTATTAAAGATAGAAGATGCATCAGGAAATGTTGTAGAAGAAGAACCAATAGAATCATTAGGAAAAGTAGGTGAACTTTCTAGTATAGAAACATTACAAGAATATATGCTTAATGTTGTAGAAGGTACTAAGGGAACAGGTAAAAATGCTAAGGTTTCAGGGATAAAAGTAGCAGGTAAGACTGGTACAGCGGATCATGAGAAAAATGGAACAGCAGGAATTGCTCACTCATGGTTTATAGGTTTTGCACCATATGATAAGCCTAAGTATGCTATATCTGTAATTTTAGAGGAAAATCAAAGTAAGACTATAAATGCAGCAAAAGTAGCAGGAGATATATTAAAAGTCGCTACCAAAAAGTAG